A region from the uncultured Macellibacteroides sp. genome encodes:
- a CDS encoding type III pantothenate kinase, translating into MFVMSSILLFFVENIKRVNLIIEQGNSSTKVAIFSNGQLKSSSVFKHFDATVVSSLFEEFNLINGIFSTVIDVDHSIVNLLKSKLTFFLFLDENVRLPVKVMYKSPQTLGKDRLAAVVGANYLKPGKDLLVIDAGTAITYEVIEASGAYIGGNISPGMSTRFKALHTFTKKLPLVSEPDKVSLIGNNTETAIQAGVINGIIFEMDGYIDSLRIKYPSLLVFLTGGHSFYFERKLKNANFADINLVLTGLNRILEYNVEN; encoded by the coding sequence ATGTTCGTTATGTCGTCTATTTTGCTTTTCTTTGTGGAAAATATCAAACGAGTGAATCTTATTATTGAACAAGGAAATTCATCTACGAAAGTAGCCATATTCTCTAATGGACAACTTAAGTCGTCATCTGTTTTTAAACATTTTGATGCTACGGTTGTTTCTTCGCTTTTTGAAGAATTTAATCTAATAAACGGTATTTTTTCTACCGTGATAGATGTGGATCATTCTATTGTGAACTTATTAAAAAGTAAGTTGACCTTTTTTTTATTTCTTGATGAAAATGTGAGGTTGCCGGTAAAAGTAATGTACAAATCACCTCAAACTTTAGGAAAGGATCGTTTGGCTGCTGTTGTAGGAGCCAATTATCTCAAGCCTGGAAAAGATTTGTTGGTGATTGATGCCGGTACGGCCATAACATATGAAGTCATTGAAGCTTCAGGAGCATATATAGGAGGAAATATTTCTCCAGGTATGAGTACTCGTTTTAAAGCGTTGCATACATTTACGAAGAAATTGCCTTTAGTCTCAGAGCCAGATAAGGTATCGCTGATTGGAAACAATACCGAAACAGCTATTCAGGCAGGGGTTATTAATGGTATAATTTTCGAAATGGATGGCTATATTGATTCATTAAGGATAAAATATCCCTCTCTTTTGGTTTTTTTAACGGGAGGGCATTCTTTTTATTTTGAAAGGAAACTAAAAAACGCGAACTTTGCAGACATTAATTTAGTGTTGACAGGATTAAATAGAATCTTAGAATATAATGTTGAAAATTAA
- a CDS encoding DUF4105 domain-containing protein, with protein sequence MKKQLFIFVFLLLILPLKAQLQLSTDSRISILTSYPSDEEVFTLYGHTAIRISDPAQKIDYVFNYGIFDFQTPNFIYRFTKGETDYMLGVVDFRSYFIEYQMRGSKVVEQVLNMNQEEKEKLWQALIINYEPQNRKYRYNFFFDNCSTRPRDLVEKSIDGKIIYENKKTDHTFRDLISYCTRNNSWYTFGCDLALGSPTDRIATVREEMFLPLYLESAFESAHVDTQKGDKRKLVSSSTVLIEESVAQTNTDVLLTPIFTGIVVCLLVLTITFFEIKKKTYFRATDIILFFIAGLAGSLLFFLSFISTHPSTCPNWSLLWLHPLHLIGMGLFSVKKWKIAAYYYHFINFAALTLLLIGWNLIPQQFNPAFIPLVLTLWIRSGFGVYRKIKY encoded by the coding sequence ATGAAAAAACAACTATTCATATTCGTTTTTTTACTTTTGATTCTGCCTTTAAAGGCCCAGCTTCAGTTAAGTACTGACTCACGCATAAGCATTTTAACAAGTTACCCGTCGGATGAAGAAGTATTTACACTGTACGGACATACGGCTATTCGAATCTCTGATCCTGCGCAAAAAATAGATTACGTATTTAATTATGGAATTTTTGATTTTCAAACACCTAATTTTATATATCGTTTTACTAAAGGTGAAACAGACTATATGTTGGGCGTAGTCGATTTCAGAAGTTACTTTATCGAATATCAGATGCGTGGAAGTAAGGTGGTTGAACAGGTTTTAAATATGAATCAGGAAGAGAAAGAAAAACTTTGGCAAGCTCTTATTATTAATTACGAGCCACAAAATAGAAAATACCGCTACAATTTCTTTTTTGACAACTGTTCCACAAGACCCCGCGATTTGGTGGAAAAATCAATTGATGGAAAAATAATTTATGAAAACAAAAAAACAGATCACACATTCAGAGACCTGATTTCTTACTGTACGCGTAATAATTCATGGTATACTTTTGGTTGCGATCTGGCTTTGGGAAGTCCTACCGACCGGATAGCGACAGTTCGCGAAGAGATGTTTCTCCCTCTATATCTGGAATCAGCCTTCGAATCAGCTCATGTCGATACACAAAAGGGAGATAAAAGAAAATTAGTATCTTCGTCTACCGTTTTAATTGAAGAATCTGTAGCGCAAACAAACACAGACGTTTTGCTAACTCCTATATTTACCGGAATAGTTGTTTGTCTATTAGTACTTACAATTACTTTCTTTGAAATAAAGAAGAAAACCTATTTTAGAGCTACAGACATCATTCTATTCTTTATTGCAGGATTAGCAGGCTCTTTACTCTTTTTTCTCAGTTTTATTTCCACCCATCCATCCACATGCCCAAACTGGTCGCTGCTTTGGTTACACCCCCTTCATTTGATTGGAATGGGATTGTTTTCGGTAAAAAAGTGGAAGATAGCTGCATATTATTATCATTTTATTAACTTTGCAGCGCTTACACTGCTTTTGATAGGATGGAATTTAATCCCTCAACAGTTTAATCCGGCTTTTATCCCATTGGTTTTAACGTTGTGGATACGGTCTGGATTCGGTGTTTACAGAAAAATTAAATATTAA
- a CDS encoding alkaline phosphatase family protein has protein sequence MRRFLTSLIAVLAITNLEAQQQVPKLVVCVTVDQLRGDYIEYFYNTFGERGFKRLLNEGLVYKNIRFEFSNVDQATAFATLFTGTNPCYNGISGDNVYDFEKDKELPSLNDPAYLGNYTHDNYSPKNLISSTIGDELKIASNGRSDVYAIAPDAQSAILSAGHAANGAFWLDNFNGKWATTTYYKNVPWYVDRYNNGTESLEARIESMVWEPNLPLNQYKAFPYLMDDIPYKYSFNPKYKDCYTNLKTSPFINKEINRLAKQFIEFGGFGTRSCPDLLSITYYAGNYNGARNKEYTREIQDIYVQLDKDLEQLLDAIDKKVGLSNTLIVLSGTGYYQNEVEYSNGLSLGGGEFHPKRCVALLNMYLMAIHGQQNWVKGYHDGQLYFNRKTIEDAKLDLGVIQQQAAEFVLEFSGVQHVTTDRALRSGDWNEGTANFRNGTHHLGRGDLMIELQPGWKIANDDDKSKKPTSIVRNNAVITPLIFMGNGLKPVHIYREVKATEVAPTITHVLRIRPPNASLQLPLSELLNY, from the coding sequence ATGAGAAGATTTCTTACATCTCTGATTGCAGTTTTAGCGATCACCAATCTGGAAGCACAACAACAAGTGCCCAAACTGGTGGTATGCGTTACCGTAGACCAACTAAGAGGTGATTATATTGAATATTTTTACAACACATTCGGTGAACGTGGTTTTAAACGTTTGCTTAATGAAGGTCTGGTATATAAAAATATCCGTTTCGAATTTTCGAATGTGGATCAGGCAACAGCTTTCGCGACCCTCTTTACTGGTACAAATCCGTGTTATAATGGTATAAGCGGAGATAATGTTTATGATTTTGAGAAGGATAAAGAGTTGCCCAGTTTAAATGACCCAGCCTATCTTGGTAACTATACACACGATAATTACTCACCTAAAAACTTGATTAGTTCAACGATTGGTGATGAATTAAAAATCGCATCTAACGGACGCAGTGATGTTTATGCCATTGCCCCGGATGCACAAAGCGCCATCTTATCGGCCGGACATGCTGCCAACGGAGCTTTCTGGCTCGATAATTTTAACGGCAAATGGGCTACTACAACCTACTATAAGAATGTTCCCTGGTATGTAGACCGGTATAACAATGGAACTGAATCGCTTGAAGCCCGTATTGAATCTATGGTTTGGGAACCAAATCTTCCATTGAATCAGTACAAGGCTTTCCCCTATTTAATGGACGACATACCTTACAAGTATTCTTTTAACCCCAAATATAAGGATTGCTATACCAATCTAAAGACGTCTCCTTTTATTAATAAGGAAATAAACCGTCTGGCAAAGCAATTTATCGAATTCGGAGGTTTTGGAACACGCAGTTGTCCGGATTTACTTTCCATTACTTACTATGCCGGTAATTATAATGGGGCAAGAAACAAAGAATATACACGAGAAATACAGGATATTTACGTACAATTAGATAAAGACCTAGAGCAATTGCTTGACGCGATTGATAAGAAAGTGGGCCTTTCCAATACATTAATCGTATTGTCTGGCACAGGATATTATCAGAATGAGGTTGAGTATTCCAATGGCCTTTCGCTTGGTGGAGGAGAGTTTCATCCCAAAAGATGCGTAGCCTTACTTAATATGTATTTGATGGCCATACATGGTCAGCAAAACTGGGTAAAGGGCTATCACGACGGTCAACTATATTTTAACCGGAAGACCATCGAAGATGCCAAACTTGATCTGGGTGTCATTCAGCAACAGGCTGCAGAGTTTGTTCTTGAATTCAGCGGAGTTCAGCACGTAACTACCGACAGAGCGCTACGGTCGGGCGATTGGAATGAAGGTACAGCCAATTTCCGCAACGGAACCCATCACCTGGGCAGAGGCGATTTAATGATCGAATTGCAGCCGGGATGGAAAATTGCCAACGACGACGACAAGAGTAAAAAGCCAACGAGTATCGTTCGCAACAATGCAGTGATTACACCACTTATATTTATGGGCAATGGTTTGAAGCCTGTTCATATATATAGGGAAGTAAAAGCAACGGAAGTGGCTCCTACCATTACGCATGTCCTTAGAATAAGGCCACCAAATGCAAGTCTGCAACTTCCGCTTTCAGAATTACTCAATTACTAA
- the secA gene encoding preprotein translocase subunit SecA: MGFNEFMTKLFGNKSQRDLKEIDPYVLKIKAVYPEIQKLCNDELRAKTDEIKQRIQDFVSEENARVEELRKGIEDKELEERETIWAEVDVIEKAITEKMEIVLEESLPEVFSVMKETARRFTENEQVIVSANQFDRDLATKHDFVSIEGDKAIYLNHWKAGGTEIKWDMVHYDVQLFGGVVLHKGKIAEMATGEGKTLVATLPVFLNALTRKGVHVVTVNDYLSKRDSEWMGPLYMFHGLSVDCIDKHQPNSDARRAAYNSDITFGTNNEFGFDYLRDNMAISPQDLVQRKHNYAIVDEVDSVLIDDARTPLIISGPIPKGDVQLFEEFRNNVEVVVNAQKNLCTKLLTEAKGKMLSDDSKIKEEGSLLLYRSFKGFPRNKALIKFLSEQGVKASMLKTEEQYMAENMRNMHLVTDDLFFVIDEKNNSIELTDKGIDLMTGNSDDPHFFVLPDITSELSQLENLAGNDSEKQARKDEILANYAVKSERVHTINQLLKAYTLFEKDDEYVVMDNKVMIVDEQTGRIMEGRRYSDGLHQAIEAKEQVKVEAATQTFATITLQNYFRMYHKLSGMTGTAETEAGELWNIYKLDVVVIPTNRPISRKDMNDRIYKTKREKYSAVIDEISSLIEAGRPVLVGTTSVEISELLSRMLTLRKIPHNVLNAKLHQREADIVAQAGQARTVTIATNMAGRGTDIKLSAEVKAAGGLAIIGTERHESRRVDRQLRGRAGRQGDPGSSVFYVSLEDDLMRLFASERIAGLMDKLGFKEGEVLEHNMLSKSVERAQKKVEENNFGIRKRLLEYDDVMNSQREVVYSRRRHALLGERIGIDVLNTIYDTSAAIVDQHEGDYESFKLELFKVFAMECPFTEDEFRSGKSDNLTDRLFNAALKTFKRKMERLSEVANPVIKQVFENQGAMYENIMIPISDGKRMYNISCNLKEAYDTECKAIVKSFQKSIVLHTIDEAWKEHLREMDELRHSVQNASYENKDPLLIYKLESYNLFKTMVDTMNRKTASILMRGQIPLREEPKQSQAEVDAAHAAHAAAQRVAVQQAAPERRQDMSKYRTQKDEIGGTTQPEERAEQRPQPKHEPVRVEKQVGRNDACPCGSGKKYKNCHGKGL, from the coding sequence ATGGGATTTAATGAGTTTATGACCAAGCTGTTCGGCAATAAGTCGCAGCGTGACCTCAAGGAAATTGACCCTTATGTACTCAAAATTAAAGCAGTCTATCCTGAGATTCAAAAACTGTGTAATGATGAATTACGTGCAAAGACCGACGAGATAAAACAACGTATTCAGGATTTTGTTTCAGAAGAAAATGCCAGAGTAGAAGAACTTCGCAAAGGCATTGAAGATAAAGAACTTGAAGAGCGCGAAACTATTTGGGCCGAAGTCGATGTAATTGAAAAAGCAATAACAGAGAAGATGGAAATTGTACTGGAAGAGTCGCTTCCCGAAGTATTCTCTGTTATGAAAGAAACGGCACGTCGTTTTACCGAAAACGAACAAGTTATCGTTTCTGCCAATCAATTTGACCGTGACCTGGCAACCAAACACGATTTTGTTTCTATCGAGGGAGACAAAGCCATTTATCTGAATCATTGGAAAGCCGGTGGTACTGAGATTAAATGGGACATGGTACATTACGATGTACAGTTATTTGGTGGCGTTGTATTACATAAAGGTAAAATCGCCGAAATGGCAACTGGTGAGGGTAAAACATTGGTAGCTACTCTTCCTGTATTTTTGAATGCGCTTACCCGCAAGGGCGTCCATGTGGTAACAGTAAACGACTACTTGTCTAAACGTGACTCGGAGTGGATGGGCCCGTTATACATGTTTCACGGACTCTCTGTGGATTGTATCGACAAGCACCAACCTAACTCGGATGCACGCCGCGCAGCATACAATTCGGATATCACATTTGGAACAAACAACGAATTCGGTTTCGACTACCTTCGCGACAACATGGCCATTAGTCCACAGGACCTGGTACAGCGCAAGCACAACTACGCCATCGTGGATGAGGTCGACTCAGTTTTGATTGATGATGCCCGTACACCTTTAATTATATCCGGACCTATCCCCAAAGGAGATGTTCAACTTTTCGAAGAATTCAGAAACAACGTAGAAGTTGTTGTTAACGCTCAGAAAAATCTTTGTACCAAGTTGCTTACCGAAGCAAAAGGTAAAATGTTGAGCGATGATTCTAAGATTAAAGAAGAAGGCTCTCTTTTATTATACAGATCATTCAAAGGATTCCCTCGCAACAAGGCATTGATTAAGTTCCTGAGTGAACAAGGAGTTAAGGCTTCTATGCTGAAAACAGAAGAACAGTATATGGCCGAAAACATGCGCAACATGCATTTGGTAACAGACGATCTGTTCTTTGTGATCGACGAGAAGAATAACAGCATAGAACTTACCGATAAAGGTATTGACCTTATGACAGGTAATTCTGATGACCCTCATTTCTTTGTACTTCCTGATATTACATCAGAACTTTCGCAGCTTGAAAACTTAGCTGGCAACGATTCAGAAAAACAGGCTCGTAAGGATGAAATTCTGGCAAATTATGCTGTTAAGAGCGAACGCGTTCATACCATCAACCAACTACTAAAAGCATATACCTTGTTTGAAAAGGACGATGAGTATGTTGTAATGGACAACAAAGTAATGATTGTAGACGAACAGACTGGTCGTATTATGGAAGGCCGCCGTTATTCTGATGGTTTACATCAGGCTATCGAAGCCAAGGAACAGGTAAAAGTGGAAGCCGCTACACAGACCTTCGCTACTATTACATTACAGAACTACTTCCGTATGTACCACAAGCTTTCGGGGATGACCGGTACGGCCGAAACAGAAGCTGGTGAATTATGGAATATCTATAAACTCGATGTGGTTGTAATTCCTACGAACCGTCCTATATCTCGTAAGGATATGAACGACCGTATTTATAAAACTAAACGCGAAAAATATTCGGCTGTAATTGATGAAATCAGTAGTTTAATTGAAGCTGGCCGTCCTGTATTGGTTGGTACTACTTCTGTTGAAATCTCTGAATTACTAAGCCGTATGCTTACCCTGCGGAAGATTCCTCACAATGTACTTAATGCCAAGCTGCACCAACGTGAAGCTGATATTGTGGCTCAAGCCGGACAAGCCCGCACAGTTACCATCGCCACCAATATGGCTGGTCGTGGTACCGATATCAAGCTGTCTGCAGAAGTGAAGGCAGCCGGAGGTTTGGCAATTATTGGCACCGAACGTCATGAGTCTCGTCGTGTGGACCGTCAGTTACGTGGTCGTGCCGGTCGCCAGGGAGACCCGGGATCATCTGTATTCTATGTATCTCTGGAAGACGATTTGATGCGTCTGTTTGCTTCCGAACGTATTGCAGGTCTGATGGACAAGCTCGGTTTCAAAGAAGGCGAAGTGCTGGAACACAATATGCTTAGCAAATCGGTAGAACGTGCACAGAAAAAGGTAGAAGAAAACAACTTTGGCATACGTAAACGTTTGCTAGAATACGATGATGTAATGAACTCGCAACGCGAGGTTGTTTACTCTCGTCGTCGCCATGCCCTTTTGGGAGAACGTATCGGAATTGACGTACTAAATACTATTTACGATACTTCTGCAGCGATTGTAGACCAACACGAAGGAGATTACGAATCATTCAAGCTTGAGCTCTTCAAAGTATTTGCTATGGAGTGCCCTTTCACCGAAGACGAATTCAGAAGCGGCAAATCAGATAACCTTACCGATCGTTTGTTCAATGCAGCATTGAAAACATTCAAGCGCAAAATGGAACGACTTTCGGAAGTTGCCAATCCGGTAATTAAACAGGTATTCGAAAACCAGGGAGCCATGTATGAAAATATTATGATCCCTATCTCGGATGGCAAACGTATGTATAACATAAGCTGTAACCTAAAGGAAGCCTACGATACTGAATGTAAAGCCATCGTAAAGTCATTCCAAAAGTCGATCGTATTACATACCATCGACGAAGCATGGAAAGAACACTTACGTGAAATGGATGAACTGCGTCACTCCGTACAGAATGCCAGCTACGAAAACAAAGATCCATTGCTTATCTACAAGCTTGAATCGTATAATCTTTTTAAAACAATGGTTGATACGATGAACCGAAAAACAGCCTCAATCCTTATGAGAGGTCAGATTCCGCTTCGCGAAGAGCCAAAACAGAGTCAGGCCGAAGTTGATGCTGCACATGCTGCGCATGCCGCTGCTC